The following are from one region of the Nostoc cf. commune SO-36 genome:
- a CDS encoding AAA-like domain-containing protein: MYKTKRTRGVVLTSTGIKRLQSAILSVEIVENKGEHLSLEEISSRIHVSSRTLSKLWSLSESVDQKTIKLCFSAFNLELHSEDYTIVNKANETETSELLSIANIEENLSQRSKLTSFVEEHHTQTEQIENLWSYPDGPVPLDSHFYIERPPLERKVYREVTISGCVIRIRSPKQMGKSSLVLRLCAFAQKLGYQTVNLNCNQFDSECLTDLNKLLRRLCWKIATQLGIDPNLKEKWNEEIGYNLSSGFYLENYLLEQCQGPVVLVLNEIDRFFEYPHICHEFFALLRSWCEEARHNPNWQKLRLVMVYSTEDYISMDINLSPFNIGLPIRLNDFTQPQVEDLARRYGLDSFKAKDFAKLMSLVGGHPALIQISLYYLKSQEMNLQEIIEEAIANGGIYREHLWRQLIKLQENPRLAKTYAEILAAKQGISLNPIDTYKLEGLGLIRFEGDRVLPRYGLYQSYFAKQLSTIVG; the protein is encoded by the coding sequence ATGTATAAAACTAAACGCACACGAGGAGTTGTACTAACATCCACAGGAATTAAACGGTTGCAATCAGCAATTCTTTCTGTGGAGATAGTAGAAAATAAAGGCGAACACTTGAGTTTAGAAGAAATAAGTTCGCGCATTCATGTTTCTAGTAGAACTTTGAGTAAATTATGGTCTTTAAGTGAAAGTGTAGATCAAAAAACTATAAAACTCTGCTTTAGCGCTTTTAATCTAGAATTACATAGCGAAGACTACACCATAGTCAACAAAGCAAATGAGACTGAAACATCTGAGTTATTGTCTATTGCAAATATAGAAGAAAATTTATCTCAACGTTCTAAATTAACCTCATTTGTCGAAGAACATCACACACAAACTGAACAGATAGAAAATCTTTGGTCATACCCGGATGGCCCCGTACCTTTAGATTCTCACTTTTATATTGAACGTCCTCCACTAGAGAGAAAGGTTTATCGAGAAGTAACTATTAGTGGCTGTGTGATTCGGATTAGATCCCCCAAACAGATGGGTAAAAGTTCTCTTGTGTTGCGGCTTTGTGCCTTTGCACAGAAACTTGGGTATCAGACTGTGAATCTGAATTGCAACCAATTCGATAGCGAGTGTTTAACTGATTTAAATAAACTGTTGCGTCGTCTTTGCTGGAAAATTGCAACTCAATTAGGTATTGACCCCAATCTTAAGGAAAAGTGGAATGAAGAAATTGGCTACAACTTGAGTAGCGGCTTCTATTTAGAAAACTATTTGCTCGAGCAATGTCAAGGCCCAGTGGTTTTAGTCTTGAATGAAATTGACCGTTTTTTTGAATATCCTCACATTTGTCACGAGTTTTTTGCTTTGTTGCGGTCATGGTGTGAGGAAGCACGACACAATCCCAACTGGCAAAAGCTGAGGTTAGTAATGGTTTACTCAACCGAAGACTATATCTCTATGGATATTAACCTTTCTCCTTTTAATATTGGCCTACCTATTCGTCTGAATGATTTTACTCAACCACAAGTAGAAGATTTAGCTAGGCGATATGGTTTAGACTCGTTTAAAGCTAAAGATTTTGCCAAACTGATGTCATTAGTGGGAGGACATCCAGCACTAATTCAGATTAGTTTGTACTATCTTAAGTCTCAAGAAATGAATCTGCAAGAAATAATAGAGGAAGCGATCGCCAATGGTGGCATCTACCGCGAGCATTTATGGCGACAGTTGATTAAACTGCAAGAAAATCCTAGACTGGCAAAGACTTATGCTGAAATTCTGGCAGCAAAGCAAGGTATTTCTCTTAATCCTATTGACACTTACAAGCTTGAAGGTTTGGGATTAATTCGCTTTGAGGGCGATCGCGTCTTACCCCGTTACGGACTCTACCAGTCGTATTTTGCAAAACAGCTATCGACAATTGTTGGATAG
- a CDS encoding cytochrome b/b6 domain-containing protein, with the protein MPRSAPYQPLLLRILHGLSGILVIAAIITGFLVYNTYDRRFGKIPFPQIADIQGIHGTFALFFLLLLPAFALYSFHAGQKRLLQSDSLRQLTQVGRPIWWVSLQRLANTLMLIAAVLAVNSGRMMKEEWLPTMQLHHIWYSLHLCAWVVMVCCVAIHVLMSTKVGGAPLLLSIFSWKFRPEDSPVKWSSRFRSWLSNSANFGALKNNFMQNNFSLRIIEVIVLCGILTAFILPVFFPGSES; encoded by the coding sequence ATGCCCCGTTCTGCACCCTATCAACCTTTATTGTTGCGAATTCTTCACGGCTTAAGTGGAATTTTAGTTATAGCGGCAATTATTACCGGATTTCTAGTTTACAACACATACGATCGCCGATTTGGTAAAATACCATTTCCTCAAATCGCGGATATTCAGGGGATTCACGGCACTTTTGCTTTATTTTTCTTACTTCTTTTACCAGCTTTTGCTCTCTATAGCTTTCATGCTGGACAAAAGCGCTTGCTTCAATCTGATTCTTTGCGGCAACTAACCCAGGTTGGCAGGCCGATTTGGTGGGTTAGCTTGCAACGTCTGGCAAATACTCTCATGCTCATCGCCGCTGTTTTGGCTGTTAATTCTGGCAGGATGATGAAGGAAGAGTGGCTCCCCACAATGCAGCTACATCATATTTGGTACTCTCTCCACCTTTGCGCCTGGGTTGTCATGGTTTGCTGTGTGGCAATTCATGTTTTGATGTCTACCAAGGTGGGTGGTGCGCCGTTGTTACTCTCCATTTTTTCATGGAAGTTTCGCCCAGAAGATAGTCCTGTTAAATGGTCTAGTCGTTTTCGTAGTTGGTTGAGTAATTCCGCTAACTTCGGTGCGCTAAAAAATAATTTTATGCAAAACAATTTTTCCCTCAGAATTATTGAGGTGATTGTGTTGTGTGGAATCTTGACAGCATTTATCTTACCTGTATTTTTTCCCGGTAGTGAGTCATAG
- a CDS encoding acetate and sugar kinases/Hsc70/actin family protein — MNPFQLNKYSEQEPSEKQQKRFPGWFALDFGTSNSTVTLFDPIEVPIAEILPKEQEMRLRDRLSEWLSSPASVALPDVSTDDWEKFIVEISKNLEIEPSRLSEVFESDNKERFLEAIRQIELSLGNSERFRRAVSKKLYQIYHEVFRVPTLESQNLIPVVLDIDRRDTEIPSESEISHLGDLKLRMGREARDNRKKAIAQGTSSSLKEIISRFHHSPKRYFGQERSFSVILDGEEETITANQLIQSAWAHLIELTEDYRQRARRRFSEGEFLTAVVTYPTVAPPVVRKEVRELVEQLGIDDVQTAYDEAVSVAIFFLWREFGGNLNIGIESFKTRCRQVGNKWSQNVLVLDIGGGTTDLALIELTLEDKTPTFADYEDRGLGGRYYKLTPKLLGSSGHLQLGGELLTLRIFRLLKVAIADFLLTAVTTGNLENEKLEDLINSELNERFLEQGKFKTGSLLKCIDRENPEGDIAYKDALDTAEKVLPTRWQQAPQRLQSFYILWDHAEAAKLKLGQKPLAENSLLTFTLSEQQISELLTQSAVKFQVKDPNSISVTLDNQQFERAAASGIKEAIGIAKGLMESRLRPDDLAKDSWNSPKVDWLILSGKTCNLDIVQRQIYQEFSKSPYFVWNPERITFVLEFTKLATSAGACYAEKLRRLRFDPEESKTLLRKGANQLEIDVKNLFYYLPCNFKRKTQSNDLLTIFKAGQELYQLAPWESVAKVRTTWQGIQLTNIIYRQDYEDGDLRLWGSFDGKNLMNKLGMQEAEFLKKIKVQFEIDQTLEFSVLLCQGNPHYLIDIPGIDLESVVSEKSSLFADGKLDWNIAVEGFNKDLNDGDIAINVLESATVDQPDAYHLVFEVGNDGSNLFQKFHYLRDGATQPGMGLISNPLPPFPQTGQHTFYIYQTDAETNSKKWIRIGALSKPDVTTDYPCQYRVTLDDQGILRMHAGEVPYWTSQNQECLKEEGCVYRAELELQPNEVDKERDPFCGIH; from the coding sequence ATGAACCCTTTTCAACTCAACAAATATAGCGAGCAAGAACCAAGCGAAAAACAACAAAAAAGATTTCCTGGGTGGTTTGCTTTAGATTTTGGTACATCGAATTCGACAGTTACACTCTTCGATCCAATAGAAGTACCGATCGCAGAAATTTTACCCAAAGAACAAGAAATGCGACTGCGCGATCGCTTATCAGAATGGCTAAGTTCTCCCGCCTCAGTAGCTTTACCAGATGTCAGCACTGATGATTGGGAAAAGTTTATTGTAGAAATTAGCAAAAACCTGGAGATAGAACCCAGCCGATTGAGTGAAGTCTTTGAAAGTGACAATAAAGAGCGATTTTTGGAAGCAATTCGCCAAATTGAGCTTTCTTTAGGAAACAGCGAGAGATTTCGGCGTGCTGTCAGCAAAAAACTTTACCAAATCTATCATGAGGTGTTCCGCGTCCCTACCCTAGAGTCGCAAAATCTGATTCCAGTTGTGCTGGATATCGATCGCCGCGATACGGAAATTCCTAGCGAGTCGGAAATTTCGCACTTAGGCGACTTAAAATTGCGGATGGGAAGGGAAGCTAGAGATAACCGAAAAAAAGCGATCGCTCAAGGTACAAGCAGTTCTTTAAAAGAAATTATCAGCAGATTTCACCATTCACCCAAACGCTATTTTGGTCAGGAGCGATCGTTTTCAGTTATTTTGGATGGTGAAGAAGAAACAATTACCGCCAACCAACTAATTCAATCTGCTTGGGCGCATTTAATCGAGTTAACTGAAGATTATCGCCAACGCGCACGACGCAGGTTTTCTGAGGGAGAATTTTTAACAGCAGTTGTCACTTACCCAACAGTCGCACCACCAGTTGTTCGCAAGGAAGTTAGAGAACTGGTTGAGCAGTTGGGCATCGATGATGTGCAAACTGCTTATGATGAAGCCGTTTCTGTGGCAATATTCTTTTTATGGCGAGAATTTGGTGGTAATCTCAACATTGGTATTGAATCATTTAAAACCCGTTGTCGCCAAGTAGGAAACAAATGGTCACAAAATGTTCTTGTTTTGGATATTGGCGGCGGAACTACAGACTTAGCTTTAATTGAACTGACTTTAGAAGATAAAACTCCTACTTTTGCTGATTATGAAGACCGAGGTTTAGGAGGACGTTACTATAAACTCACTCCTAAACTATTAGGTTCATCTGGTCATTTACAGTTAGGTGGTGAGTTACTTACGCTGCGAATTTTTAGATTATTAAAAGTTGCGATCGCAGACTTTCTATTGACAGCAGTAACAACAGGTAATCTAGAAAATGAAAAGTTAGAAGATTTAATTAACTCCGAGTTAAACGAGCGCTTCTTAGAACAAGGTAAATTCAAAACTGGCAGTCTTTTAAAATGTATAGATAGAGAGAATCCAGAAGGTGATATTGCTTACAAAGATGCCTTAGATACTGCCGAGAAAGTGTTGCCTACCCGGTGGCAACAAGCACCTCAACGCCTACAATCTTTTTATATTCTCTGGGATCATGCAGAAGCAGCTAAACTTAAACTTGGGCAAAAACCACTAGCCGAAAACTCTCTATTAACCTTCACACTTTCTGAGCAACAAATTTCCGAACTGCTCACCCAAAGCGCCGTAAAATTCCAAGTCAAAGATCCCAATAGTATCAGTGTCACCCTAGACAACCAGCAATTTGAACGAGCCGCCGCTTCGGGAATTAAAGAAGCGATCGGCATTGCCAAAGGATTAATGGAAAGTCGTTTGCGTCCCGATGATCTCGCCAAAGATTCTTGGAATTCCCCAAAAGTTGATTGGTTAATTTTGTCTGGTAAAACTTGTAATTTAGACATAGTACAGCGCCAAATCTACCAAGAATTTAGTAAGTCTCCATATTTTGTCTGGAATCCAGAACGGATTACTTTTGTGCTGGAATTTACTAAGTTAGCAACCTCAGCAGGTGCTTGTTATGCCGAAAAGTTACGAAGATTGAGATTCGATCCAGAAGAGTCTAAAACCTTGTTGCGTAAGGGAGCCAACCAGTTAGAAATCGATGTTAAAAATCTGTTTTATTATTTGCCCTGCAACTTCAAACGCAAAACCCAAAGCAACGATTTACTCACCATATTCAAGGCTGGACAAGAACTCTATCAACTAGCACCTTGGGAAAGTGTTGCCAAGGTACGTACTACATGGCAAGGCATCCAATTAACTAATATTATTTACCGTCAAGACTACGAGGATGGAGATTTACGACTATGGGGTAGCTTCGACGGCAAAAACCTCATGAATAAACTGGGAATGCAAGAAGCTGAGTTTCTGAAAAAAATAAAAGTTCAGTTTGAGATTGACCAAACTCTTGAATTTAGTGTGTTGCTGTGTCAAGGAAATCCCCATTATTTAATTGATATTCCTGGTATTGATTTAGAATCAGTGGTTTCCGAAAAATCATCACTATTTGCTGATGGTAAATTGGACTGGAATATTGCTGTGGAAGGCTTCAACAAAGATTTAAATGATGGTGATATTGCCATCAATGTTCTTGAGTCTGCAACTGTAGATCAACCAGATGCTTATCATCTTGTATTTGAAGTAGGAAATGATGGTAGTAATTTGTTTCAAAAATTTCACTATCTACGCGATGGCGCGACGCAACCAGGAATGGGGTTAATTAGTAATCCCTTACCTCCCTTCCCGCAAACTGGCCAACACACTTTCTATATTTACCAAACAGATGCGGAAACCAACAGTAAAAAATGGATAAGAATTGGCGCACTCAGCAAACCAGATGTGACAACAGATTACCCTTGTCAATATCGTGTAACTCTAGACGATCAAGGCATTCTGCGGATGCACGCTGGTGAAGTGCCTTACTGGACATCACAAAATCAAGAATGTTTGAAGGAAGAAGGATGTGTTTATCGTGCTGAATTAGAATTGCAGCCTAATGAAGTTGATAAAGAACGCGATCCATTTTGCGGTATACATTAA
- a CDS encoding high light inducible protein: MVDVKKTTPSVSEDPNALRWGFTPQSENWNGRFAMIGFISAVALEVFSGQGILHFWGIL, from the coding sequence ATGGTAGACGTTAAGAAGACTACGCCTTCGGTTTCAGAAGATCCTAATGCTTTGCGCTGGGGCTTCACTCCTCAGAGCGAAAACTGGAACGGTCGTTTTGCAATGATTGGTTTTATATCTGCTGTTGCGCTTGAAGTGTTTTCTGGTCAAGGGATTTTACACTTCTGGGGCATTTTATAG
- a CDS encoding Rpn family recombination-promoting nuclease/putative transposase, with amino-acid sequence MRRDAIFYAIFKRVPGLFFELVEQPPAEAASYRFESVEVKEPTFRIDGVFLPPTDATSQMIFFAEVQFQKDELLYHRFFSESMLYMYRNPSLYDDWYGVIILQSRSLEPENTTIHRSLLNSSQVQRIYLDELGSPDEQRIGISLMQLTIASETQMVQEAKRLIERVQQEQITVLAKEEIIDVITTIAVYKFAKLSREEVEAMLGVKLEETRVYQEAKQEGMEQGLELGIQQGREQGLELGLQQGRELAKLELVPQFLARGMSIEEVAQLLNLTIEQVRFAAE; translated from the coding sequence GTGAGACGAGATGCGATTTTTTATGCAATTTTCAAGCGTGTTCCAGGATTGTTTTTCGAGTTAGTAGAACAACCACCAGCCGAAGCTGCTAGCTATCGTTTTGAATCAGTTGAAGTTAAAGAACCAACATTTCGGATTGATGGGGTATTTTTACCTCCAACTGATGCAACATCTCAAATGATATTTTTTGCTGAGGTACAATTCCAAAAGGATGAGTTACTGTACCATCGGTTTTTCTCCGAATCCATGCTGTATATGTATCGTAACCCATCGCTTTACGATGACTGGTACGGAGTAATTATTTTACAGTCTCGCAGCTTGGAACCGGAAAACACTACTATCCATAGATCACTACTGAACAGTTCCCAAGTACAACGGATTTATTTAGATGAGTTAGGTAGTCCTGATGAGCAAAGAATAGGTATCAGTTTGATGCAGTTGACTATTGCCTCAGAGACTCAAATGGTGCAAGAAGCGAAACGTTTAATTGAGCGGGTGCAACAAGAACAGATAACTGTCTTAGCGAAGGAGGAGATAATAGATGTAATCACAACGATTGCAGTTTATAAATTTGCCAAGTTAAGTCGTGAAGAGGTAGAGGCAATGTTAGGAGTTAAGTTAGAAGAAACTAGAGTTTATCAAGAAGCTAAACAAGAGGGGATGGAACAAGGATTAGAACTAGGAATACAACAAGGGCGAGAACAAGGATTAGAACTAGGACTACAACAAGGACGAGAACTAGCAAAACTTGAACTTGTACCTCAGTTCTTAGCTCGTGGTATGTCGATAGAAGAGGTTGCCCAATTACTTAATTTAACCATCGAACAAGTAAGGTTTGCAGCTGAGTAA
- a CDS encoding AAA-like domain-containing protein has product MVTKVQVSLLMGIDLTMRYQVGGSLKYDDSTYIVRQADEQLYTGLKTGDFCYIFNCHQTGKSSLLHRTIHRLEKENHICVYLSLALLGTNQITPIQWYKSIIFSLFHKLNLTKQVNFESWWEQQSELDPVQQLYKFVEQVLLRVIQNNRIFIFIDNINSLLSLNFPVNDFFIWIRYCYEQQSHNPSFQRLGFALFGVASPSNLIADRHLTPFNIGQAIKLCDFQLHEAMPLAYGLEEVVSQPQAILAYIIHWTRGQPFLTQKLCQLVVQVALESYKETIIIPKGAEGYWVEQLVRSRIIQHWEFQDQPEHLRTIRDRLLFDEHKAGKLLNIYQQVLQVEEVRNRNPIQNLISADNSEDQTELLLSGLVENNNGYLRVKNLIYRSVFTPQWVSRKLEYLPFS; this is encoded by the coding sequence TTGGTTACAAAAGTACAAGTATCCCTATTGATGGGAATTGACTTGACTATGAGATATCAGGTCGGTGGTAGCCTGAAGTATGATGACTCTACATATATTGTCCGTCAAGCAGACGAACAACTTTATACTGGATTAAAAACAGGAGATTTTTGTTACATCTTCAACTGCCATCAAACAGGTAAATCATCTTTACTACATAGGACTATTCATCGCTTGGAAAAAGAAAACCATATATGTGTTTATTTGAGTTTAGCTTTATTAGGTACTAATCAAATTACACCTATACAATGGTATAAAAGTATTATTTTCAGCCTGTTTCACAAGTTAAATCTGACAAAGCAGGTCAACTTTGAAAGTTGGTGGGAGCAACAATCAGAGCTTGATCCTGTACAACAGCTATATAAATTTGTTGAACAAGTGTTGCTGAGAGTAATTCAAAATAATCGCATTTTTATCTTTATTGACAATATTAATAGCCTGTTAAGTTTGAACTTCCCGGTCAACGATTTTTTTATCTGGATTCGTTACTGTTATGAGCAGCAATCACACAACCCAAGCTTTCAACGCTTGGGTTTTGCTTTGTTTGGTGTAGCTAGTCCATCTAACCTAATTGCTGATCGACATCTAACGCCCTTTAATATTGGTCAAGCAATTAAGTTATGTGATTTTCAATTACATGAAGCCATGCCTTTGGCTTACGGTTTAGAAGAAGTAGTCAGCCAGCCACAGGCAATATTGGCGTACATTATTCATTGGACAAGAGGACAACCGTTTCTCACGCAAAAGCTTTGTCAGTTAGTTGTGCAAGTTGCTTTAGAAAGTTATAAGGAAACGATTATTATACCAAAAGGTGCTGAAGGATATTGGGTAGAACAATTGGTGCGATCGCGCATTATTCAACATTGGGAATTCCAAGATCAACCTGAACATCTCCGTACCATAAGAGATCGCTTACTTTTTGACGAACACAAAGCAGGGAAATTATTAAATATTTATCAACAGGTGTTACAAGTAGAGGAAGTAAGGAATAGAAACCCGATACAGAACTTGATATCAGCCGATAATAGTGAAGACCAGACAGAACTCTTGCTATCTGGTTTAGTGGAAAATAATAACGGTTATCTGAGAGTTAAAAATCTGATTTACAGGAGTGTTTTCACTCCTCAATGGGTATCAAGAAAGTTAGAATATCTTCCCTTTTCTTAG
- the pyrE gene encoding orotate phosphoribosyltransferase, translating into MTYPTETLTHSDIWATTADLTILRHKLLDLFCQLAYQEGDFLLSSGLRSSYYVNKTQVTLHPQGALAVGRLLFPLLPVDTQAVGGLTMGADPIVTAVSIVSVYENRPIPALIIRKEAKGYGTRAYIEGPSLPEGAKVVVLEDVVTTGQSALKAVERLKDAGYTVNQIISLIDRQQGGGELYQSAGLKFETLFSIQEVQERYQQLANS; encoded by the coding sequence ATGACGTATCCTACTGAAACTCTTACCCACTCAGATATTTGGGCAACTACTGCTGATTTGACTATTTTGCGCCACAAGCTACTAGATTTATTTTGCCAACTTGCTTATCAAGAGGGTGATTTTCTCCTCTCTTCTGGGCTGCGTAGTTCTTATTACGTCAATAAGACACAGGTAACACTCCATCCTCAAGGTGCTTTGGCGGTTGGAAGGTTGCTGTTTCCTTTATTACCTGTAGATACACAGGCTGTCGGTGGTTTAACAATGGGGGCCGACCCAATTGTAACAGCAGTGAGTATAGTTTCTGTTTATGAAAACCGACCGATACCAGCGCTGATTATTCGCAAGGAAGCTAAGGGTTATGGGACGAGAGCTTATATAGAAGGCCCCAGTTTGCCAGAGGGTGCAAAAGTAGTAGTTTTGGAAGATGTGGTTACAACTGGGCAATCTGCTCTGAAAGCGGTTGAGCGTCTTAAAGATGCAGGTTATACCGTAAATCAAATAATTTCACTGATAGATCGGCAGCAAGGGGGAGGTGAGTTGTACCAATCAGCTGGGTTGAAGTTTGAAACTTTGTTTTCAATTCAGGAAGTTCAGGAACGCTATCAACAACTTGCAAATTCATAA
- a CDS encoding aspartate aminotransferase, with translation MFEIKLQETRLYREAKEEGLKQALEEGREQAKLELIPRFLAYGISIEEVAQLLDLTIEQVEQVRLANEQESSTSTQ, from the coding sequence ATGTTTGAAATTAAGTTACAAGAAACTAGGCTTTATCGAGAAGCTAAAGAAGAAGGACTAAAACAAGCACTAGAAGAAGGACGAGAACAAGCAAAACTTGAGCTTATACCTCGGTTCTTAGCTTATGGTATTTCAATAGAAGAGGTTGCCCAGTTACTTGATTTAACTATCGAACAAGTCGAACAAGTAAGACTTGCAAATGAGCAAGAATCTTCAACATCAACTCAGTAA
- a CDS encoding hemolysin family protein, translating to MEDVSFTQALAVSGFPNLIWTDVALRLLSVLLLIAINAFFVTAEFSMVSVRRSRIHQLVKAGDIPAIAVEMLQRSIDRLLSTTQLGITLSSLALGWIGESTIVVLINAWLRSWPLPVSMTTFLAHSLSIPIAFFLIAYLQIVIGELCPKSLAMLYSEQLARFLGPSVKAIVRFFGPFIWILNQSTRFLLRIFGIQYTGQGWRPPVTPEELQLIISTEWGSTGLKRAERELLNNVFEFGDVMAQDVMIPRTSVITLPKDATFQILLREMASTGYSRYPVIGESLDDVRGIVYFKDLAQPLAVGKLSLETPIQPWMRPARFVPKHTPLSELLPMMQQEKPAMVMVVNEFGGTVGLLTIKDVIAEIIGDAGESENSEDLLIQMLDEQKFLVQAQINLEDLNEILHLNLPLTREYQTLGGFLLYQLQKIPVKGETFCYQNLEFTVVSIVGPRLHQIQLQRLEELGVDT from the coding sequence ATGGAGGACGTGAGTTTTACACAAGCTTTGGCAGTGAGTGGTTTTCCTAATTTAATTTGGACAGATGTGGCGCTGCGGTTGTTGTCAGTGCTACTACTGATTGCCATAAATGCCTTTTTTGTGACTGCGGAATTTTCGATGGTGAGCGTGCGCCGATCGCGTATTCACCAGCTAGTTAAGGCTGGGGATATTCCAGCGATCGCAGTCGAAATGCTACAACGCAGTATTGACCGACTCTTATCTACCACCCAGTTAGGTATTACCCTCTCTAGTTTAGCGCTGGGATGGATTGGCGAAAGTACGATTGTTGTGCTGATTAATGCCTGGTTGAGATCCTGGCCTTTACCAGTTAGCATGACTACCTTCCTGGCACATTCCCTATCAATTCCCATTGCCTTTTTCTTAATTGCCTATTTGCAAATTGTGATCGGAGAACTATGTCCTAAATCCTTGGCTATGTTGTACTCAGAGCAGCTAGCGAGGTTTTTAGGGCCTTCAGTAAAAGCGATCGTCCGTTTTTTTGGCCCCTTCATCTGGATTCTCAATCAATCAACTCGTTTTCTATTGCGGATTTTTGGCATCCAATACACAGGTCAAGGCTGGCGACCGCCTGTAACTCCCGAAGAATTGCAACTGATTATCTCTACAGAATGGGGGTCTACTGGTTTAAAGCGTGCAGAGCGAGAATTGCTCAATAATGTCTTTGAGTTTGGGGATGTTATGGCGCAAGATGTGATGATCCCCCGCACCAGTGTTATCACGCTGCCAAAAGATGCTACCTTCCAGATATTACTCAGGGAAATGGCTTCTACTGGTTACTCTCGCTATCCTGTGATTGGCGAATCTTTGGACGATGTTCGCGGCATTGTTTATTTTAAAGATTTGGCACAACCTTTGGCTGTAGGAAAGCTCAGTTTAGAGACACCGATTCAACCTTGGATGCGTCCCGCCCGGTTTGTTCCAAAACACACGCCCTTGAGTGAACTTTTGCCCATGATGCAGCAAGAGAAACCCGCTATGGTCATGGTAGTGAATGAATTTGGCGGTACTGTGGGACTATTGACAATTAAAGATGTCATTGCCGAAATTATTGGTGACGCTGGTGAATCTGAAAACAGCGAAGACTTGCTGATTCAGATGTTAGATGAGCAAAAATTTCTGGTGCAGGCACAGATAAACCTCGAAGACCTCAACGAAATTTTACATCTCAACTTGCCCTTAACAAGAGAATATCAAACACTAGGCGGGTTTTTGCTGTATCAATTACAGAAAATTCCTGTCAAAGGTGAAACCTTCTGTTATCAAAATCTCGAATTCACAGTGGTATCAATTGTTGGCCCACGCCTGCATCAGATTCAACTACAACGGTTAGAAGAGTTAGGAGTTGATACTTAA